The following proteins come from a genomic window of Pichia kudriavzevii chromosome 1, complete sequence:
- a CDS encoding uncharacterized protein (PKUD0A03985), whose product MDDRVKRVIEREEAKKIANIELREKYRRVLRQTLMEFDVPGQQHIVYENEKMLDKAEEELEGHVKRMERLGGELEERVEHVEKKLEKCNSELIQRRVELLNQQIRILESAVKYIQDNK is encoded by the coding sequence ATGGACGATCGTGTGAAACGGGTGATTGAGCGGGAGGAGGCAAAGAAGATCGCAAACATTGAGCTCAGAGAAAAGTACCGGCGGGTATTACGGCAAACTCTCATGGAGTTTGATGTTCCAGGTCAGCAGCATATAGTGTATGAGAACGAGAAGATGCTAGACAAAGCGGAGGAGGAGCTGGAAGGACACGTTAAGCGAATGGAGAGACTAGGAGGAGAGCTTGAGGAGAGAGTGGAGCATGTTGAAAAGAAGTTGGAAAAGTGTAATTCGGAGTTGATCCAACGGCGAGTTGAGCTTCTCAATCAGCAGATACGAATATTGGAATCCGCTGTGAAATATATACAAGACAACAAATGA
- a CDS encoding uncharacterized protein (PKUD0A03980; similar to Saccharomyces cerevisiae YLR407W; ancestral locus Anc_4.272) — MTRKLKHSRSIGEKLRDKCSSAMHSLKVISNAVLQHNDDLEEVEQLFDNDTEEEHLRGDYVSVLKSENKKISQGGDIPTQQRLSKDKVSTSSDATNTSPTPIPTVTGASETVSNGAELWEKQREEWLTPTYSIAEIEERKRLHSLAYLTSNPDENIYQNIYRNLVIHGKPLKCGLNMADGFKVIHQGWENTNMFERVARGGVP; from the coding sequence ATGACAAGGAAGCTGAAACATAGTAGGTCGATAGGGGAGAAGCTTAGGGACAAGTGTTCCTCGGCAATGCACTCGTTGAAGGTGATTTCGAATGCCGTCTTGCAACATAATGACGATTTGGAAGAGGTTGAGCAGTTGTTCGATAACGACACAGAAGAGGAGCACCTTAGGGGAGACTATGTGTCTGTTCTGAAAAgtgaaaacaagaagataTCTCAGGGGGGCGACATCCCAACCCAGCAGCGGCTGAGCAAAGATAAAGTGTCTACGTCAAGCGACGCTACAAACACGTCCCCAACTCCAATTCCTACAGTGACAGGTGCCTCTGAAACGGTGAGTAACGGAGCAGAGCTATGGGAGAAACAACGAGAGGAGTGGTTAACTCCAACGTACTCCATAGCAGAAATCGAGGAACGAAAGAGGTTACATTCCTTGGCCTATTTAACTAGCAATCCCGACGAAAATATCTATCAGAACATATATAGGAATTTGGTCATCCACGGTAAACCGTTGAAGTGTGGCCTCAACATGGCCGATGGATTCAAAGTTATACATCAGGGCTGGGAGAACACCAACATGTTCGAAAGGGTTGCCAGAGGTGGTGTACCTTAG